One region of Bacteroidales bacterium genomic DNA includes:
- a CDS encoding response regulator transcription factor, with protein MELLLIEDNRKISEFIVKGLEESGFSVTLAENGIDARSMIAGHEWSIILLDIMLPDIDGIELLQYIRYKKIQTPVLVISALGETDDKVKALDYGADDYLSKPFHFKELVARINALTRRAGMKYDTSHEILQCDDLMLYVDEHRIMRGDQEIKLTIQEFKLLKLLMEHPNKVLTRTQILNSVWGIHHDTSTNVVDVYISYLRSKIDADRQDKLIETIKGRGYMIRTHG; from the coding sequence ATGGAATTATTACTGATAGAAGATAACCGGAAAATTAGTGAATTCATCGTCAAAGGACTGGAAGAAAGCGGATTTTCAGTAACATTGGCTGAAAATGGCATTGATGCCCGTTCGATGATTGCCGGACATGAATGGAGTATTATCTTATTGGATATCATGCTTCCGGACATTGACGGTATTGAATTACTGCAGTATATCCGCTATAAAAAAATACAGACGCCGGTACTGGTGATCAGTGCTTTAGGCGAAACCGACGATAAGGTGAAAGCACTGGACTACGGAGCAGATGACTATTTATCCAAACCTTTCCATTTCAAGGAACTGGTAGCCAGGATCAATGCATTGACGAGAAGAGCAGGAATGAAATACGATACTTCCCATGAAATACTTCAATGCGACGACTTGATGTTATATGTGGATGAACACCGGATCATGCGGGGAGATCAGGAAATCAAACTGACCATACAGGAATTCAAATTACTGAAGCTGTTGATGGAACATCCCAATAAAGTTTTGACAAGGACACAGATTCTCAATAGTGTATGGGGCATCCATCATGATACCAGTACCAATGTGGTGGATGTGTATATATCCTATCTACGTTCAAAAATAGATGCCGACAGGCAGGACAAGCTGATAGAGACCATCAAGGGAAGGGGATACATGATACGGACACACGGATAA